In Amblyomma americanum isolate KBUSLIRL-KWMA chromosome 8, ASM5285725v1, whole genome shotgun sequence, the DNA window agtgaaagaagaggcgaagagagaggtgccgtagtggagggctccgaaataatttcgaccacctggggatctctaacgtgtactgacatcgcacagcacacgggcgccttagcatttttcctccataaaaacgcagccgccgcggtcgggttcgaactcgggaactaggatgttggcgaaaggaaatgacgcagtatctgtctcacatatcggcggacacttgaaccgcgccgtaagggaaaggattaaGGAGAAGTTCAAATAGCTGCGTAATATGAATTCAttacaaggaaggaaaaagctCATTACCTCtctctcggtgggcacctcaagCACGCCGCCAGAAATGGGCTGTAAAAAGGAGTGAAAGGAAGAGATAAAGTGTCACTGCGACAGGAAtacgggtgtgcgaatattcgaaaatttcaaatagcgaatcgaatatctCTCTATTCGGGTATTCGAACGTTTGAAATAGTGCATTTTCAAAATTACTCGAAAAAACTCGAATATGGTCTCCACTCTTCGAATAGTTTCAGAATAATGGCAGGAGTTTCGAATGAGGCTCGCCGTATTCGACGAAATAGCTTACACCGACGACGTGGACCATCGTTCCGTGAAAACGGTGACGGAGGTCCACGACGCGGTCTATTTCTATGCTGACGTTCATAATGCTTGTACATGGCCTCTAAGACTCAGGAATTTTCAGGAAAACCCTGTCTTGAAGCTCAACCTCGGAGGCTGCGGCTCATACGTAGCTGCTAGTAGTCACATTTCCTTCGGTGATGTTCTGGGGCTGTCGGGTGCCCACCGGTTATCTAATGTTTGCACAAGGCTTCCTCCGGCCTAGCGCTCGGCTTTTATGGGGTGAAGTGCATAAGAAAAGTTTCTTTGACCAAACCAAGCAAAGACAGTTTTCCTGTGTATAACTTGATCGTGTTAGAGCTAATATAAAGCGACTTTCTGTTGCAACCCATTAGTCAAGATGAGTGCTGCGTCTCTTAACAGCCATAGCTCTAACTTCATAGGTTTTAAACTTAGGGCACCATACAAGAGCAGTGCCACAAGTATCGCCTTAATGTTACGAACGATTTCTCATTCTGTGCGAATATTCGTAGAAGCAGCGAATAATTGCAgtaatattcgattcgtattcaattcAGTTTTTAGCTACAATATTCGTATTCGATACGGAAGCGAAGCTGTGCTATTCGTATTCGGTTCATTAACGGTCGCACCGTACACCGAAATGGGGCCTCGGCGTCCGATACCTCATACCCCACAGCGTCTTGCTCAGCAGCTGAACAGGACAACCTCCTGGCTTGATAAACTGCTTTGCGACGCTACATTTCCCTTGATTTTCAGAAAAGATGGAGGCTTGAAGCGCATCGTACACAAAACGCAATATAAGCTTTTGTGAAAATCTACTTTGaaaaagcggcgtccctgctgaGACGTTGACTTTTGGTGCTCGAATCACACACGCACTGGTGATAGGCCGAATGTATAGAATTTATAAAAGGCTTAATTGGAGTGCATGGGTCATAGAGTTCTTAGCCAGTGTTTGTGCACTTTTCGCATGCTTGTGGACATTCCATTCATATAGCTGGTCACTTTTAATGTGTTTCTAACGCTAACCTTGCTTCCTTAGAAAAAGCAGCGACTGACAGTTTATAACACGTTCTTGTTTCAACATTTCAGTGAACATGTAAGCATTTACGTCCAGCTTGAACCCCCTTCCTTAAAGAGCGTTGCGGGTGCGTTGCTTGGACATCGGCTAGTGAAAAATCATGTGCTCAGCCGTGAAGAGAGCTTTAAGTGGAGTAAAGTTAAGTAAAGCTTGCGTTCGGGCTAGTTGGTCGAGCAGTGCTCTTTCCTGGAAGCGACATTTTAGGCGACGCTTGAATCCGAATGTCTTGTGTACCTCACTGCTTAACCAACTCTTCCCTTATAAGCAACGGTCCTGGATCCCTTATAGATGTTCTGCCACAGTGGAAGAAACCCAGATATTAGTGGCATGGCGCAAAGGTATAAAACTTCAGGACCAGCGGTCGACGTGTTTCACACTCTCCGAACGGTGATTTCGCTTTCATGAATGTGCTCAATATTATGTGTCCCTTCTGAATACGCGGAAATTGCGGTTTCACTGCGATAACCTAAGAAGCTTCATAGGGAAAGGGATGTGTTGTAGGTTACATAATTCACTGATTACCTgtagagaagtgacgtcacctaACAGGATAAATCCCACTGCAGCTTATAGGAAGGGGCGTCACTATACCGAAATGACGAAAcatttagagggggggggggcactttgctTGACCTAAAGTGAGGTGAGACGAAAGCCATTagagcggtgttgctgcttgtgtctctgatgtgtggtgaagatgtttaTTAATGACTACACAATTGTTCGCTTCAAgacacgacactttcgctgatgTTCATTCGCGCGCACACTTGGTTGTTGGAGACACAGAAGAGCGTTCAGGCGGCATCCTttcagatcggcgttcaggaggcgcctggcaagattgcctgggttgcgctcctctcgaacgatggtggcgccgctcagtgacgtcacacgcatgcgcggTAGGCTGAAGCACAGGGGCattgtctgctggcgccttgcgcCTGCGCAGTGCATTATCGTATACTAAGTTCCCAGTTGCGACATTCTACACCAACCACTAGTattattaattaactaattattcaTTCACTATTTCATcaattatcaatcaatcaattacaAATTCACAATTGACGAATTATCAATTAAAGGATTACCCATTATCTAATTATTAATTAACCTCATGAGGATTATTAATTAACTGGGAGGACACTTGTCTgcttacataataataataattggtttcttgggggaaaggaaatggcgcagtatctgtctcatatatcgttggacacctgaaccgcgccgtacgggaaaggataagggagtaagtgaaagaagagacgaagagagaggtgccgtagtggagggctctgggataatttcgaccacctggggatctttaacgtgcactgacatcgcacagcacacgggcgccttagcgtttttcctccattaaaacgcagccgccgcggtcgggttacgGTTACGGaaatcatgtgttttgaggaaaagaatggtttttgaggaaaggatgccTTAGCTCTCAGAACTCGAAATCTCTGTGAACACCTTCCCACGTTTGACTGACAGCTATGATGTGACACTATtgtgcgaacatccccgctggcgagtcatgagcctttAACGGCTTTTGCCTTAATATACGTCCGTGCCTCCACGTCGAGACtgcctcaataataataatatttggttttgggggaaaggaaatggcgcagtatctgtctcatatatcgttggacacctgaaccgcgccgtatgggaaaggataaaggagggagtgaaagaagaaaggaagagagaggtgccgtagtggagggctccggaataatttcgaccacctggggatctttaacatgcgctgacatcgcacagcacacgggcgccttagcgttttgcctccataaaaacgcagccgccgcggtcgggttcgaactcgagacTGCCTCAACAGAACCTGCTGCTGATATAAGACGCGCCGACTATCCTTCGTTTCCTTGCAACGTCCACAACGCAATGTCCGAAGCgcccatttttctttccttctttctggcTGCTTGCAGGTCTGCCCACGAGAACACCCGGCAGGTTATTATCGCTCTCTTTGCCCTGAGCATTTTCGGCTGCATGTTTCTGGCCTACTTCTTCATCTGGCGAGGTGCGAACATGGCACCACGTACAAGCGGTGGCATTCACTATTGCCTCGAGCCTGCAATAGTTGGTTACAACTTGACGTCAAGCATACCATATTAAGGCATTACGCGTAGCTGTTGTAACTCTGGTTGTTACCGACTATTCAAAGTGTTTGCACAGAGGTTTGTCGCCTCTCTCGCCTTTTTACGACTATGAACTCATTGCATGGGAGACCTATTATACTGAATGTTTAATTCTATTAATACTAACTGCTCAGTCTAAACAACTGAGGCCACCAGGTCCAACCTGCAGATTTCGGGCTACAGCATACGACAAAAAGCCGGAGATTCGTCAATCTGCAAAAGCTCGTATCTACAACTATCGTTCTGAAATCGGCAATCACATGAACGGCAGTAAGCAAGCAGTGGAATAGCGGGAGAAAACGAATTTGGGGCCCCAAATCATTGGGGGTGCCTTATTCGCTGCAAGAAATAGAGTAAAATAGCAGCTTCCGGCATTCCCGATTAATTTTCTTGTGCGTGTCTCACGTAGCGGGCGTTTCAGCAAAAACCttcaaaatttctgaaaattAGGGAAAGCGAAATAATAGGGAAAAATATCAGGGAAGAAAGTTGCAGCCACTGCAGacgtcgcttaaaataaaaccaTCCTAGGTAAGTGCCTAATAATTTAATCCATTTAGGAACCTTTCAATTAGATAAATCAGCTGGTTAGGGCTAGCTGCGAAATTGAAGCCGTGGACAAGCCGATGGAACGTCAGTTttcgaaaaaaaggaaaaatcattCAAAAAGCGGAGCATATCAATTCAGTGTATtgctttttcctgctctaaaCAGCAGTGCACACATCAGGCTAGTAGGAAGTTATTGCAAAGGCAGCGTGTCCTGTTGACGTCCTATTACATCCTGTTGACGTCGTGTTGACGTCGTGTTGACgttcctaccggcggcatggctttTTTCTCCATCTTCGCTTAGCGACAGAAAAAACAATCTATGCGACAGTTATCTTTGAGACCAATGAGGCAACAGCAAATACATGCCGCTCTACAATAGTATGCATTTCGCGCCGTATTATTTGCATCACGTTGCCTGCGGTGTGGCTTTGGTGCAGAGCTAGCGGCGCGCCTCATGCGCTCGGTTTCAGTTTTTTTGCGGAAAAAATTTAGTTGCTTGTCCCACACTGCAGACTTTTTGAAAACGACTTTCTCTTTGTTTCAAAAAATTCGCATACGTTTAAGCTCCCCCTTAAGTCAAACGCGATAGAGTTCTGATTAGATGGGACATCAGCATTCAGGGAAGCCGCTTATTTAGAAGAtacgcgcgccatctgccgggccagcgccgtgcatTGTGAAGGGGGGTTTCAGTTGTTGATACAGGATGGTGTTGCGACcgcacgccaagcacggaggaatTTTACTCGAAACGAATGCTACTCGCTTAAATCCGGCAGCTGTAATTTTCATGCTCATATAATTACTCACGTATGCCTAAGTATTGATCTCAGAGATACGTTTCTAACAAACCTGTCCATTCATCAGACGCGTCTTTGTTCATATTCAAACGTCgtggcggagcttaagcgtcaaCGTATCGAATTTCAAAGGCCTTGGTTCGATTACCGGCATGTGCGGCAGTTTTTTTAATAATTGAATGTGCGTGCCCGCTGATTTTTAGGCAGCCCTCGAATATTTTTTGCATCTGTtgcgcggcgcatgcgcagtcgagGGCTGTGCcaggcacggcgaaatcggctctacatggcgtagtaaagctcatgacaaaaaaaaaatagcgcaaaaggaacACGAGTTACGAAGAGagaacgacgcagacaagcgctgactcacaaatgGGGCTTATTGCTGAAACACGCAATTTAAACAAGCCGTTTTCGAAAAACATAAATCAAGCAACCCTCCCACCGGCCCCCTTTCCCTTCCTCGGAAGCCCGAGTCAAAGGAAAAGATAAAAGGAATTGTCAGCAGCACGTGCAACTCATCGCTGGGGAAGAATCAGTTCAGCACAAAAAACCGTTATCGAaaaagatatcaatgcaatgCGGCGACTAAAAAATTAATTTCACAGTCTGCTATCGCTTCAAAATTGATTTGTTATAGTCCTGTGCATGGTGTTATGTTCTTCTCCTGACAACACCCTCTGTCACGCCGAACGTCTCGTTGTGTTTTCTTGCTCATGACGCGTGTATGCAAACCCTGATATGCGGGGAAATATATGCGCCAGGACGGAGCACTGAATGTGCTTTTCCTGCCCGGCTCCCGCGATGGAATAAAGGGATTCCCCAAGCAGCataggtaatcggcccaatattggaaatgggGGAGAGAGGGTGGTTAATTCTAGTCCTTTGCCAATATATTTGCAATATTGGGCCTATTCGCTTTGCTGCTGAGATCCTAAGAAGCTCAATGTCGCTGCTTGCTCGTCGTTCTTCGAATCGGCCAAAAACGCAACAATGGCTACGAACTGACCACTGGCATTGACCACCACCCCGGGTTAATTTAAAAGCTTAGTAAATTTAATTTAATCGTCTAGCTAATTAACGTGATTTCTAAATAACGTCCACCGTAGCGTGGAGGTATGCTCCtaaaaaattttctttcttttttaaacgCCCCTTGTTTGAATATTTTGAAAGTGCAAACTGAAGCAAAcgcattttaaataaataaatcatccAGACGCTATGGTCATGTTTTTCGCACTGCTACGGAATTCTAGTATTCCTTTGCAACATGATGGGCTGAGACTGAGCGTAGACGACTGATGACCTCCCTCTTATTTTTGGGCGGGACACCCCGTCCCcgcgtcttttttttccccgtaGGGATTCTGGAGCAATACGGATCCGACTTGTCACAATTCCAAGCCGCCCGTCACTTGGCACGCACCACGTCGAGGAGGGTTCTCCGCCTGAAACAGCGGGCGCCGCTGCGATGCAACAAACGTGAGTGACACAGATACGTGTTCCTAACGAAAGCTTTCCACCACCTGTGCACTTCAAGGGGCACTAAAAACAAGCGCCAGCAAATCCTTCGATCACAAAGTACCgtacaaaagaaaattttgtttacgttcagaaatgacattacACTTCAGAAACATTGTAAATGATGAAGTAGCCGAAGCCTCAGCCAGTTTACTACCGTTGGCTGTGCCGCGGCCAGTCCAATAACAAGACGGAGATTGCCGAAATTGCCGTCAGTTGCTAAGAGCGCTGTTGAGGACAGCGCTCACAGTTAATGAGGGTGGTTAGCcagaacagcagcttgggcttgttggttttcgGTCCTGCCCCTGTTCTAGTGTGTCGTCTTCATTGTGCACTGTTAAAATCAGAATTAAGGAGGATCAAACGGCGACATAAGATTCCAGTCGTCTTGCCATCATTAAATCTTCCATTTAAGCATGCAGACTGAAATCTTCTATGGTGTTTTGTAAAGCAATTTCATTTTGTCGAAGGCGAAATTTTGTTGCAAAACGTTCGATATAGTCCATGTAGTCGTTGCCTGTGAACCACTCGCATCGTCTGGCGCTGTTAAAACGACTAAATTTTTCTTACCTGAATAGTATATGTACATTTCACATGTTTGTATTCGGAAGGCTAGtctgtttttgtttcccgttgcAACTGCCGCTACATGCAGCTTTTTCTATTCTTCGTGCTGTTAAATAAATTAGCGATAAATGAAACAAGAACGTATACAAAAAGGAAAAATACACAATGCCGGGTGGAGGTTTAATAAAAAAATTCGCTTTATGCTAAATTTGTTCTCTACCAGTTCATTTTGCGCTTAGTTTTTTTCATGGTTTTGTATCAATTCGCCCATCTCTCCATTCGTACTCAATTCGGACTAGTTGGTTAATAGTACTGCAGATTATAAGTGTTATAAAACAAGATACGATATTGAGGACAAGGGGGAGACTTCAAGAGTTGCTGGACTCTACTCCCACTGGCAGCGGTTAGCTGAAACCGGTACGAACTTTGTGTGATCCGATGCTCGCCATTCCTATTCGGATGGCTTAAGAAAGAAGCCGGTAGCTTAAAATCTCGTTGTACAATGAAAGCTGACAGTAGTTATGTAAGTGGGTCACAATTAGGCTTTGCCGCACGCAGAAAATTTGATCTGTTCGATGGCGTAACGATTCATTGACCTACCTAAGCAGCGGTGTCGGCAAGGCACCTTTTCCGAGTCATTTGATTCACAAAAAAATGCACCAGGTGAGGGAGCAAGCTTTTAATAACCTTAAAGCCAATGATTGAATgacagcactggggatcgaacccagccgCTCCGCCATATGACGCCGGTGATTAAAGCACACGGACACCGCTAATCCACAATGCCATGGCTGTGGAATGGTCCCTGTAACAGGCTTCTGCACCTCTTGAAGCGTGGTGAGGGCAGCGTGGTGAGCCAGCGACTTACAGTGGCAAACGCTTGAATTAAACTGTGCTTGATTTAAACAAATATTCCCCATCCCCGCTAATCCACAATGACATGGCTGCGGAATGGTCTCTGTAACAGGCTTCTGCACCTCTTGAAGCGTGGTGAGGGCAGCGTGGTGAGCCAGCGACTTACAGTGGCAAACGCTTGAATTAAACTGTGCTTGATTTAAACAAATATTCCCCAACAAGGTTGCCCACTCATGCGCAGTTGCATCGACTGTGGCACATCGCGAACACCACCGACACACTAACCAACCGCCCGTCCCTAACCACGCATTATCTCTGTAGCAGGCTGCTTTGCCGAGCTTGCACCCGCCAAACCAGCAACGACTATTTGATTAAGCGCGCCAAAGGCGTCCTGGGCTTAGAGCGCCAGCCGAAACCAATGGGGACTATTCCCGCACGAATTTAAAATTAATATAATAAAACCTGTTTGTCCTCTTACTCCTCTAAACCACGTGTATTGATATCATCTTAGTCCTCCTTCATTTTCCTTAATTTTTATCTGCCTTCAAGGCAGATTCATTCCTACCGTCCTGTGCTCTCCCTTCTTAACCGCCTCCTTCTTTGTCTGCGTCCTTCAAATTTCCTCGTACGTTCTGAACATTTTAGCATGCACTGAGTTGTCCTAATGTTACCTTTACTACACCTTGTTTCATTCCTTGCATTGTTTTCATTCGCAACCAACCAGCCTAAGGCTGTCACTCGTATTCGCTCTGTACCGTCATCTCCGTCTTTCCCTGGTCACCCTCTCAGCCGACGTGATCTGCGACCCGATGCCCGTCCTATGCACCTTGGGCGCCGACGGCCTTTCCAACTGGATCGTGCTACCCCCGATCGGCTACTGTTCCATCATCTTCTACGAAGCCATAGGATATCGGGAGCGTGACAACCTGGGCACGGAGCCCAGCGAACGGCTCACCAACTTCATGCGGCGGGCGACCGAGAGGGCAGGGTCGGAGTTTGGCGTCGCCTTCGAGTTCGGGCAAGTGCACCACTTTCATTATAGCCTTCATATACATTAAGAGTGAACCTGAATGTTCATGACTGCCCCTTGCGCTTGATTTCACGTCCGCAATTTATCCCTTTCTAACCATTTGTACTGATTGtaccggatcatgagagggagataactagaaggataagaatggggtggagcgcatatggcaaattctcgcagatcatgagtggcagtttaccaatttacctcaagaggaaagtgtacaacagcttaatcttaccggtactcacctacggggcagaaacgtgaaggctaacgaaaagagttcagcttaagttaaggacaacgcagcgagctatggaaagaaaaatgataggagtaacgtgaagagaccggaagcgggcagagtgggtgagggaacaaacgcgggttaatgacatcctagtcgaaatcaagagaaagaaatgggcttgggcagggcatatgatgccaaggcaagataaccgctggtcattaagggtaacggagtggattccaagagaaagtaagcgtagcagggggcggcagaatgttaggtgggcggatgagattaagaagtttgcaggcaaagggtgggcgcagctggcaaaagatagggttaattggaaagacatgggagaggccattgccctgcagtgggtgtagtaaggctgatgatgatgatgataatgatggtgatgatgatgctgatgatgatgatggtgtacTGATTGGCTAGTTTACGGTTGCGCGCTCTGTTCACAAGTGTACATTCTACGACTGCAATGCCTTTCAGCAAATCGTCGAAGACTGCGAGTTGAATGGGAGGAGGAAATGCGAGCAAAAGGCAGGACAGGTCAACACAAGAGGGCCTGTATTTCTGCCTCAACAATAGGCCCCAAAATAGTTGGGTAGAAGGGGAAGTGGGCGTTAGAGCTAAAGCTTTGAAATAAGCGGCAAGTGGGGACAAAAATAAGGTCACTTAAATTCTAGCCGTATATTGGCCGCctacatatacagggtgtttcacctaagattttacacattTTTGTAAAATAGGTTTTTGAGTTAGACGATAGGTTTTTCGGCATGGCATAGTCAGCGCTGTAGTACAtccgaatacagctaagacgtgctaactagtaggctggttaactaatattacaTAGCTACGTTTTTACCTATTTGTTTTAGGCTCTCCaattattgaaaggcgtgtatACAACCGTACGTAATATCCATAttcggctatttcgacgagttacgtgcactggcgaggttgctttgcctgcaagcttctcggaagcgcatgtatttttgcgcgATGTAGGCAGAATTGGTTGGGCCATAGCGCCAAGGGTAACacggttttcgaaattctaaatattTATATCGATATTacatacggtgggctacacgcctttcaatacccatcctgctagttagcccgtcctagctgtattctgatgtactgcaccgctgactatgctgtgccgaaaaagctGTCGTCTAACTCAATGCCTATTTCTTacaaaattgtgtaaaatcttaggtgaaacgcctTCTATAAGTTTCTCAGCGGTAGCGCTAGAAATGTGGTGGTGTCTCGTTTCAGCCCGGCTTCTAGAGCTTTCCTCGCGAGCGGTCTGACCGAACTAAGGTCTGTGTTAACTGTAATCCTTCCCATGGCATAAACTCTTCCTTGTCAAAGTCTCTGGTGGCATTTGCATTTGAACCACACACTTTCCCCCACCTGTCTGAATTTTATCGTGCTAACATTGTTCACGAGTCTGTTTACGCTCACTGTAGAAGTCGCTGCATATCTCCAAACAGAGCGAACAGTGTCTTAATAAAAGTGTTTGCTAGCTTTTGTATGCCGTTTCACTTTCTTTGTTGCTAAGTGAAAATTAGTTGACGCTAAccgcaagttaaaaaaaaaccgcCAATACCAAATTCGCGGTTATTCCTATTTGGTATTTTTCTCCCTATGAACGGTGCAACCAGCTATTTATTTTCAAGCTTCAAAGTTTTCTTAACCAAAAGATAATTTTAATCACCCTTGTCTTGCGATATCCGATGCCCGGCTACATACGAAGGAACTGTGTCCATCTGCCTGCTCTTAGTTTCCCTAGCAGCACAGGTAATGGGCCCAATATTGGAATTGGCTGGTTTCACTCTTGTCCTTTGTAGGACCGACCAttgccaatatatttccaatattcggccgattacctgtgctgcttcggGTAATATGGCGCACAGCCTCGAATTTCCTGTCTGCAACAAATTTCCCTCTTCTGTCAAAGCACAGCTGCGGCGCAACAAGTCACTTAGCCAATATATAGGATGGCTTTCAATATAAAATGGGAGGCGCAATATTCTGCTCGTCGCTCATGAGAAAGAACCGGTCAGCATTGTCGAGGTCAGACAACCAAGAGACTGTTTTGCCCAGACTATGCCCAGACACTATGCCCAGAGACTATGCGCACAATGCCTAGTAACACCAGGTACCTGCTTCCTCACGAAACCCTCCTGCTCCATGTTGTCGGGCGCTTCTCGATACTGGATGGTAACTAAGCTAAGCTTTGGAGTGGAAAATCTTAAGTGAAACTTAACCGCGTAAAAGCTTGAACAGCGGCTATTTATCTCATTGTCTGTAGCTTTTCTAACTTGTCCCACGCATTGTGCGCGTCTTGGTTTCATGTGCAGATACGCTAAGGAGGCCCGAGAAGCGCTGGATGGTTCTAACGGAACGGAACTGCTGGCTCTATTCCACCAACACGGGATCTTCCACTTCGGAGTGCTCGACGCCAAGACTTCCCCGTCTCCTGCCGAGGTTAACATCAAGGCTACCCTGGATCTATTCAATGTTAGTGCACCGCGTATTTGGCCGCTTCGAGCTATCCTCTGTGTTTGCACCAGGGCGTGCGCACCTGAAATCTGGACACTCCAGAGACACTCGTGTCCGGAGGTGAATGTACGTGACCATCGCTGGAGTGGGCACCCTGGCGAGAGCCTGTGCCAAgtaatgtgtgtgcatgtgcgtcgcATTCCCCCAAGCGCACAATACTGAATGTGCCTCACAGCCTCCCATCATGAAAAGCATTACCACTGGAAAGTCATTCAGGTGAAAACTGGAGGTTTCAGTTTTAAAGTTCTACTGCGCCGATGCCAACCAAGAAATTGGCATCGTACAAAGCCCTTTTGTGTAAAAATGAAATTGTAAAAATAGAAGAATAACACATGTTTAGTAAACGACTCGCTTTAATGTAGAGTAATGGAAAGCAAGCAAAAATAATGGTCAAGTGCGTAAACTGAAGTAAATAGACTCGAGAAACGCGTGGGACCCTAAGTGCTTTCCTCAGATGTCTGATAAGTGGCTTCGGATAAACTTCGTCGAGTCTGTATCTGCTTCTTGTGGTTCCTCTAGCACTATAGGTATTTCAAATTTAAGATATAAGTAAATAATGAAAATACGTTC includes these proteins:
- the LOC144101633 gene encoding uncharacterized protein LOC144101633; translated protein: MAQRSAHENTRQVIIALFALSIFGCMFLAYFFIWRGILEQYGSDLSQFQAARHLARTTSRRVLRLKQRAPLRCNKPDVICDPMPVLCTLGADGLSNWIVLPPIGYCSIIFYEAIGYRERDNLGTEPSERLTNFMRRATERAGSEFGVAFEFGYAKEAREALDGSNGTELLALFHQHGIFHFGVLDAKTSPSPAEVNIKATLDLFNLLRQVQRTRGAETLHLLGGIVFGVRMTPRQTQAEIDLINDVVM